From Ignavibacterium sp.:
ATAGTGAATTCTTGTTAAAAACTTTAAATCATTTTCATCAAAAGACTGTATTCCAATACTTATTCTGTTTATACCTGAATTTCTGAAACCAATTAATTTTTCTTTATTAACAGTGCCAGGATTTGTCTCAAGTGTAATTTCTGCTTCAGCAGAAAAATGAAATTTGGATTTCAGGTGATTTATAATTTCAAAAATGTATTCAGTGCTCATTAACGATGGCGTTCCGCCCCCAAAGAAAAGAGATGTAATTACTCTGTTTGTTGAATAGAGGCTTGAATAATAATCAGCTTCCTTCTTCAGAGCAGAAAGAAAATGCTCAATATTATCTGATGTTATAATTGAATAAAAATCACAATAGATACATTTGTGATCGCAGAAGGGAATATGAATATATAAAGCGGTCGGTTTCAAAACTTATTCTTGTTTACAATTATTTTGTATCTCACTAACAAATGTAAAAAGAATAAGTAAAATGTGCTCTGCAAATTGAAAATAATTTAGCAACAGCAGAGCACAGTTTCCGATTTATGGCTTAAGCTTTAATTCAGCAACGAACTCAATCTTTGCATTAAGAAAAAACAATGTTAACGGATTGTCTGATTGAACATTTTCAACAGAGAGAATGGCTTTGAAACAGTTATTTCTTTTATGATTTGCCAGATATTGGTTGAGTCGATCTTTATCTGATTGCGAAAGCTGAATATGCAATGGTTTATTTTTGTAATCTTCTGCAACGAAAGAAGGAAGGCGATATTCAAACAATAAAGTATTTCCATCAGATTGATAAAGTCTCAGAATCATATTTTCACCAGACAGGTTTGCCGATGCATCAATAGTAAGATATGCAGCATCGAGATATTTTATCTGCTCAATCTTATCAACATTATCATTATAATCATCATAATTACTAAGACAAAAATCTACCTGCTGCTCAATGTTTGGTCCTATTCCAACAAGTTGAAACTGTTGTTCCATTTTCAGGTTAATGAAATAATCCTCGAATGGATCGCAGGCGTTGAAAAATATTAAACCAGTAAAAGTTAAAATTATGATTAATCTTTTCATTTTAATTCTCCTTAAAACTCAAATGACATTCCGAGTGAATAAGTTGTTTGTGATGTAATGTTCGCATCAACATTCAGGACAAAGAAAGCAAGCTTCAAAGCACTGCCGACAGTAAATCGAAAGTGATTATCGCCATCAACAGAAATATCATAAACCTTGTTTGCAAGTGATGGATAAATTCCATCCGGATCTTTGAAGTAATATGATACATCAAGTCCCGAAGATTCATATTGCAAACCTCCGTACACAATCAGTACGCCAATACTTTTGCTTGCGTGAACATTAAATGCAAAATTCTTCGAGTTAAATTTCACATAATCTGAAGGATCTTCGGTTTTATTTTCAATTGATAATGTGTTGTAAAGTAATTGAACAGAAATATCTAGTGGCAACAAAGGGAAGTATCGGCTTACTTCATGTTTCAATCCGAATCCAAACAAACCAGCTTTAATGTCTTCAAACTTTAAAGTTGGGAAGTATCTGAGCATTAACTCTGTTCCGAACAAACTTCCTGAGATTTGA
This genomic window contains:
- a CDS encoding DUF6588 family protein: MKRSFLILLIVLSTHNIFSQGGIRVDNLPSWEAEKYVKPLATYFGTYFNTGTYHSADVADLFGFKFSIIGMLTVIPESQRTFKADPRVEGGNGLTETATVFGNKGEYYLSNNGFVIYPSGLGLKTVPLGIYQISGSLFGTELMLRYFPTLKFEDIKAGLFGFGLKHEVSRYFPLLPLDISVQLLYNTLSIENKTEDPSDYVKFNSKNFAFNVHASKSIGVLIVYGGLQYESSGLDVSYYFKDPDGIYPSLANKVYDISVDGDNHFRFTVGSALKLAFFVLNVDANITSQTTYSLGMSFEF